From the genome of Alphaproteobacteria bacterium:
TCGAGGACGCGCGCGCCCGCGATGAAGCGGCACGGGCGGCGCGCCAAGCTGAACAGGAGGCGGTCGTCTCCAATCTTGCCGCGGGCCTCGCGTCGCTCGTGCGCGGCGATCTGACCCACCGGATTGCAGCGGACTTCCCGGGCGATTACGCCAAACTTAAGGAAGACTTCAACGCGACGGCCGACCGCCTTAGCGAAATCGTCGGCGACATCCGCGCCGCGGCGGATCAGATCGGCAATGCCGCCGGTGAAATCTCCCAAGGCACCGACGATTTGGCCGGCCGGACCGAACAGCAAGCCGCCAATATCGAGGAAACCGCGGCGGCGATGGAGGAGATGACCTCGACCGTCCAGAAGAACGCCGAGAACGCCAGTGCATCGACGAAATTGGTGGGCGATACGCGCGGCGGAGCGGAATCGGGCGGCGAAATCGTGCGCGAGGCGGTGACGGCCATGAGCGCGATCGAAACCTCCTCGAAGGAAATCGGCGAGATCGTCAACGTCATCGACGACATCGCTTTCCAGACCAATCTGCTCGCGCTCAACGCCGCCGTCGAGGCGGCCCGGGCCGGCGATGCCGGCAAGGGCTTTGCCGTGGTCGCGTCCGAAGTGCGGTCCCTGGCGCAACGCTCCAGTGAAGCGGCCAAGGAAATCAAGGCGCTCATCGACAAGAGCAACAACCAAGTCACCTCGGGTGTTCGCCTCGTCAATCAAACTGGCGATGCGCTCGCCGGGATCATCGAGGGCGTCCAAAAGGTCTCCGCGATCGTCACCGAAATCGCCCAGGCGAGCAGCGAACAGGCCACCGGCTTGGTCGAAGTGAATTCAGCGATCGGGCAGATGGACGAAATGACGCAGCAGAATGCGGCCATGGTCGAAGAAAACACCGCCGCCGCGCGCTCGCTTGCAGGCGAAGCGTCTCAGCTTGTGCAACTGATTTCGTTCTTCAAGGTCAACCAGGCTGCGGCGGCGCCGCAAAAGGCCTTGGCTGCGCCGCCCAAGAAAGCGGCGCTACCCAAGTCGCCGGCCGCGCCCGCGGCGAAGCCTAGCCAAAAGCCCGCGGCGAAACCGGCCGCGAAGCCAAAGCCCGCGGCCCCGGCACGGGCGGCCATCGCCGACGATAGCCACGACGACTGGGCGGAGTTCTAGATCGCGTTGCTGCCCGCGGGCCGGATGATCCCGATGTCGCCCGCGACACGGCGGAACCGCCCGATCTAAACTCCCCCTCCACTTCACGGAGGGGGACGACATGAGCCGATTTGGCATGGGGCCGATCCTAGCGGCAACCGTCACGGTTACCGATTTGCCGGCCGCGGTGGCGCGCTACACCAAAACCGTCGGTTACGAAACCGCAGGGACGGGTCGGGTAGCCGGTGCCCAAGCAGCGGCCTGGGGCGCGCCCGCAATGGCGGATCGGCCCTACCATTTGCTGCGTCCGGCGAGCGGCGAACCGGGGTGGATCAGATTGGTCCAGGGTACCCGGCCTCCCGCCTTCAGGCCGCTCGCCCATTTTGGTTGGGCCGCCATTGAAATCCTGTTGCGCGACACCGATGCCATGCATGAACGCATGAAGGGAAGCGACTTCACGATTATCGGCGAACCGCACCCGCTCACGTCGTCACCCGAGATCAAGGCGATGCAGGTCGTGGGCCCCGACGGCGAAGCGCTTTACCTCACCAACGTGCCCAAGGGCGCAAGCCCACTACACGAACTGCCACAGCCCCAGAGCGATATCGACCGCATTTTCATCATGGTGCTGGGTGTGCCTGACTTCGCGGCGACCCATGCCGACTTTGCGGCGCGCTTCGGGGTGGCCAAGACCAGCGAACGGACCCGCGGCATCAACTTCGTCGGTGCCGGCTACGGTTTGGAGGATCTCGGCAAACCGCTGCCGATGTCGACCGTGCAACTCGATGGCCGCTGCGTGATCCAGGTCGACGGTATGCAACCCACGGCGACGCCGCGGCCCTGCACCAACGGCGAATTGCCGCCCGGCATTGCGATTGTTTCGATCGCCCGGGCGGCGGACCCGGCGCTCGCAGCCGACGCATTGGGCCCGACGTATACGGGCGACGCAGCATGGCCTTACCTCGGTGCGGGTGCGCTCACCGTGCGCGGTGCCGGTGGCGAACTTTACGAAATGGTCGATACGACCGGTTGAAACGGCATCAGGCTGCTTCGAGTCCGTCGCGCCCGTGGGGCGCGCCGAAATCGACGATCGGCCCCTTGGGCACGATACCTGTCGGATTGCGTTCCGCGCTCATCGAGTAGTAGCCGGCTTTATAGATGCCGGTGTCGACGGTCTCGGCAACGCCCGGGATCTGGTAAAGTTCGCGCACATAGCCAGAAAGGTTCGGATAGTCGCGAATCATCCGCTTGTTGCACCGAAAGGCCCCGTAGTAGGCCACATCGAACCTGACCAGTGTGGGCAACACCCGAATGTCGGCTTCGGTGAGCGTGGCTCCGGCGATATAGCGGTTCGCCGCTAGGTGCATATCCAGCGCATCCAGGATTTCGAAGACATCGTCGTAGGCCTGCTCATAGGCGCTTTGGGTGCGCGCAAAACCGGCGCGGTAAACGCCGTTGTTCAGGTTCGCATAGGTGCGCGCGTTCCAGTCGTCGATGACCGGACGCAGGTTGTGCGGATAATAGTCGTGCGATGTATCGGCCCAGGCGTCGAAGGCGCTGTTCAGCATCCGGATGATCTCCGAGGATTCGTTGCTGACGATCACGCCGCGTTCAGTGTCGAACAGAACCGGGACGGTCACCCGCCCAGTATAGTCGGGATGGGACAGCGTGTAGATCTCGTGCAGGTGGGCCTTGCCGAACAGATCGTCGGCGTATCCCTCCGCCGGCGCGAAGGTCCAGCCTTGCGATCCGCGGCCCGGACGGACAACCGACATCGACACCACGTCCTCCAGCTTTTTCAGCTTGCGCATGATCATGGTGCGATGTGCCCACGGGCAGTTGATCGCGACATACAAGTGGTACCGGCCCGCCGCTGCCGCAAAGCCGCCGTCGCCGCTCGGTCCGGGCGCGCCGTCGGCCGTCACCCAGTTGCGCAACACCGAATCCGGACGCTGGAAACTCCCGTCGCTACCCGTCGGTTGCCGGTCCTCGTCCGTCCATTGTCCGGCGATCAATTTGCCCATCGGTTCCTCCGCGTTGAGCGGCGACCTTAGCAAGGATTCGAGCGCTTCGAGTTGGCCTAGGTTCGCGCCGCCGCGTCGGGGACACAATTCGGTCTTTGCGTCGGGGACACAAAACGTGACGCCAATCTGCGGCGCCCTTAGGCTAAACTAGGCGGCGTTCATTTAAGAGAGGGCCGTCCCGTCGGTGGACCGTGCGAACCCCGGGGCGTGTTATAGAAAACCAAGGAAACTGCGGGAGTTCGCTTTGTTTCGGCAAAAAGCATTCAGATACAGCGGCGCGGAAGGCATCGGCGCGCCGCACCCAGCCCAAGCCAAGAACCTTAGGCAAACTGCGGGCGTTGGCTTTGTTTCGGCGGGTCTTGCGGCATGAGCGCGGCCGACCGCGTCCTCATTGTCGGGGCTGGGCCGATTGGCCTGATCTGCGCCTATCGCCTTTCGCTGATGGATATCCCGGTGACGATTGTCGACAAGGCGGCAGAAATTCCGACCGATCTACGCGCCTCAACCTGGCATCCCGCGACCCTGGACATGCTCGAAGAACTCGGCGTCACCGATGTCATTTTGAAAAAGGGCGCGGTGTGTCCGTCCTGGCAATACCGTTTCCAGGACACCGGCGAGCGGGCCGTCTTCGATCTGTCGGTCCTGGCGGGCGAGACCGGCCATCCCTACCGCGTCCAGTGCGAGCAATTCCACGTCGTGCGTCACCTTGCCGAGGTCGTGGCGAGCCGGGACAACGTCGATCTTCGCTGGGGCGTCGAAGCGGTCGGGGTCGCCCAGGACGACAACGGTGTGACGCTGACCGTCGTTGGCAACGGCGAGGAAGAAACCCTCAAGGGCCGGTTTTTGATCGGTGCCGACGGCGGCCGGTCCAACGTGCGCGACCAACTCGGGCTCGGCTTCGACGGCAAGACCTATCCGATCTTCACAATGGTCGCGATCACCGACTTTCCCTTCGAAAAGCACTACGAGGGGTTGTCGAACGTCAGTTATGTGTGGACCGAGACCGGCAACTTTTCACTGCTGCGGGTGCCGGACCGCTGGCGTTCGGGCATCACACCGCGACCGGACCAAACGCCGGAAGACGCGCTTTCCGACGAAAACATCAACGCGCACTTTCAACGGATCGTGCCGCGCGACCAGCGCTACGAAATTCTCGCCCGTGGCAGCTACCGCACCCACATGCGGGTAACCGAACGGTTTAACGTCGGTCGGGTGTTTCTCGCCGGCGACGCGGCCCACCTCAACACGCCCAACGGTGGTTTGGGTCTCAACTGCGGTGTCCACGACGCGATGAACCTTTCGGAAAAGATCCACGCCGTGTGGCATGGCCGAGCCGACATGGCGGTCTTCGACCGCTATACCCGTCAGCGCAAACTGATTGCGACCGATTATGTGCACACGATGTCGGACGCTAATCACCATCGGATGCGCGAACGCGACCCGCAAAAACGCCGCGCGATCATGCAGGACATGCAACGCGTCACCGCCGACGACGCCTTGATGAAAGACTGGCTAATGAACTCGTCGATGATCAACGCCGTCCGCTTCGCCGAGACGATCGACTAGAACAGCGCAGGCATCGCCTGCCTGGACCCAAATGTCCGGATCTTACCGTCGCGCTTGCCAATCTCGTCTAGACCCATAGGATGGCCCCTCGTTCTGGGAGGATAATGAAAGGGATACCCTGATGCGTCATATCGCAAAAACCTGTCTGGCTGCCGTTGTGGCTGGCACCGTCGCCCTCGGCGCCGTTTCCGTCGCCGCCGCCAGCGAAATTAAAGTCGGCTCGTTCGTCTCGGAACAGGGCTTTGGCAGCCGTTTCGTGATTGCCCCGTGGATTGAGCGTGCATCCAAAGCGCTTCAGGAAATCGGATCGGATACGACGATCAAAGCCTATTGGGGCGGGACGCTCGGCAAGAGTCCGTTCCAGCAGTATGACCTCGTCAAGGTCGGTGTCGCCGACATCGCATGGGTCTTGCCGGCCAACACGCCGGGTCAATTCCCGGAGATGGAAATTGTCGAACTGCCGTTCTTCTTCCGCTCGGCCGAGGAGGCGTCGGTTGTCGGTTGGAAGCTCTACGAAATGGGCCTGTTCTCGGGGTTCGAGGACACCCACTTGGTTGGTTTCTTCTCCGGCGAGCCCGCGTCGATTTTCTCGCGTGATCCGGTCAAGACGCTCGCCGATTTGAAGAACAAGAAAATCCGTAGCGTCGGGCAAACCCAGGCCACCTGGCTGAAATCTCTCGGCGCCGTCCCCGAAGCCGCCGGTTCGACGGAGATGAATGAAAAGCTCAACCGCGGCACACTCACTGGTGCGATCCAAGGTTGGTCGGGCATGAAGACCTTCAAGACCTTCCCGCTAGTGTCCTACACCGTCGACGTACCGGTCGGTACCCTGGGCTTCCTGCTCCTGATGAACAAGAAGACGTGGGAGAACCTCAGCGACGCTGAAAAGAAAGCGCTCCAGGACAACGGCGGTCTCCACATCGCGCGCGATTCCGGCGCGGCCTACGCAAAAGCCGGTGTCGATATCCGCAAGGAAATCGCCGCAGAAGGAAAGCACACGATGGTGACCTTCACGGACGCCGAAATGGCGGCCTACGAAGCGGATGCGAGGAAGATCTGGGAGGAATGGGCCGATCAGACCCCGGGCAACCGCAAGGCGTTCGATGCAGCTCAGAAACTGCTCAAGGAAATGCGGGCTGGGTCGTAGGCAAGGCCCTTTAGGGGTTCACCTATGAGCGAAACGCTTCAGAACCTACAGAGGTGGATAGATAGGCTTTGCCGTCTTCTTGCCTCTGTAGGTTTCGTCGCCTTGGTCGTGATCTCGTTCCTGACCATGTTCGACGCCATCATGCGCTGGCTAATTTTGCCCAGTATTCCAGGGTTTGGCGATTGGGGGCGCATTGCGTTCCCAATCATCATTTGCTCCGTTTTTCCAGCGGTGCTCCTGTATCGTCGCAACGTGAGTATCGGCTTTCTCGGTGCGGCGCTTGGGCCTCAGTGGAACAGGCTGTTAGAACTATTCGGTGCCGTTCTCACGCTAATCTTCTTCTTTTTCCTCGCCTGGCAGTTCACCGTACTCGGGGTCGATCTCCAGGTTCACAATCGGGTCACCCCGACGGAGAAGATACCGGTCGCATTCTGGTGGTGGATCGCAACCGCACTGCTGGTTCTTTGTCTGCCGGTGCAAAGCTGGATGATTTACAAGAACGTGCTTGGTGCAGCCCGCCGACAGGATATCGATCCGCCTCATGGCGGTCACTAAGCCCTTCAAACAAAAGATAGCTCCACCATGTCAACACTCCTGATCGGTGTTCTCGGCCTCGTCATGCTGTTCGTGCTTATCGGGTTGCACGTGCCGATTGGCGTTTCAATGGGGCTCACGGGCTTTGTCACCATCGGCTACTTGATTGGGTTCGGCCCGGCCGTCGGCCTCTTTGGCGCCGAGGGACGCGAGGTGGTGTCCAGTGAAGGACTCGCCGTTGTCGCAATCTTCATCTTGATGGGGGCGTTCGCGAATCTCAGCGGCCTTGCGCAAGATTTGTATCGATTAGCATACGCCTTCCTCGGCCATATGCGGGGTGGCCTCGCCCTAGCGACGGTGGGCGCCTGTGGCGGATTCGGTTCGGTCAGCGGCTCGTCGGTCGCGACCACGGCTACGATGACGCGGATCGCGTTGCCAGAAATGACGGAGCGCGGCTACTCGATTACGTTGTCGACCGGCAGCATCGCGGCGGGCGGAACGCTGGGCATGCTGATCCCGCCGTCGATCGTCATGATCATTTACGGGATTCTGACCGAGCAGTTCATCATCGCGTTGTTCGCCGCCGCCCTGATCCCCGGCGTTCTGTCGATCCTGATCTACTTTGTCGCGATCCGCATCATTGTGATGATCAACCCGGCTGCCGGCCCTGCGGGGCCGAAGGTACCGTGGTCCGAACGCCTGCAAGTCCTAAAAGGGGCCTGGGGCGTCGTCACCCTCGCAGCGATCGTGTCGGGGGGCCTCTATACCGGGATCTTCACGCCCGCCGAATCTGCGGCGGTCGGCGTTTCGGTCGCCTTCGTGTTTGCGGTGATGCGCGGCAAGGTCAATTGGCAGTCGTTCTTCGAAACCCTGCTCGAGGCGGCGGCGACAACCGGCATGATCTATGTGATCATTATCGGCGCGCACATCTTCTCGTTCTTCATGACTCTTTCGGGGCTACCCGAATTCATCGTGGGGACGATTGAAGAGTCCGGCCTGTCGAAATACATGATCCTTCTATTGCTATTTGTGATGTTCATCATCCTAGGTAGCATCTTCGACACCATCGCCGCGATGGTCATTACACTCCCCTTCGTCTTTCCGCTCATCATCAGCCTCGGTTTCGACCCAATCTGGTGGGGGGTCATCATGGTCATCGTGATGGAAATCGGCATGATTACGCCGCCGATCGGGATGAATGTGTTCATCATGCACGGCATGGCCAAGCACATCCCGCTCCGAACGATCTTCAAGGGGATTACGCCGTTCGTGGCGGCCGATCTCGTGCGCTTGGCGCTCGTCACGGCTTTTCCAGCTCTGGCGCTGTGGTTGCCGACGGTGTGGGGCTATTTATAGGACGGTGGAGGACCGGTAACGATGGTCGGGTTTGCCGAGAAGACATTTCGCACGCGCGACGGATTGAACCTCTACTACCGCGACTACGACGGCCCTGCCGGTAAAACGCCGGTCCTATGCCTGTCTGGAACCGGCGGCAACTCTAAGGTTTATGACGACCTTGCGCCCCACATCGCCCAGACCCGCCGGGTCCTAACGATGGATTGGCGCGGCCACGGGCGCTCCGATCGCGACCCGGACTGGCAGCACTACCATTACAACGTCGACCGCGACGACGTGATTGAGTTTCTCGGATCGCTCGGCCTTCCTAAGATCGTTACCGTCGGCACGTCGCTCGGTGGGATCGTCACGATGCATATCGCCGGGCATCGCCCCGAATTGCTGGCCGGGGCGGTGATGAACGACGTTGGGCCGGTTATTGGAGAAGCCGGCCGCAAGCGGCTCCACGACAACATGGGTAAGCCCATGACCTTCGACTCGTTCGAAGAGGCGGCCAAAGCGCAAAAGGAAAGGGCCGAAAAGGGCTTCGCCTTTACCGACGCGGAATGGCTCCTGCGCGTCCACCGCATCTACGCCCAAGATTCCGATGGCAAAGTTAAGGCGAATATGGACCCGATGTACGGCCGGGTCTTTCGCGAACGCAAAAGGTTGCCCGACTACTGGCATTTCTTCGACAACATGAAGCCGATTCCGGTGCTTGCCATCCGGGGCGATGTCTCTGACATCCTCGATCAGGAGACACTTGAAGAAATGGCTCGGCGCAAACCCGACCTCAAGACGGCGATCGTGCCGGGGCGGGGCCATTGCCCCATGCTCACCGAAGCACAGGCCCTAGCCGCCATCGATCCGTTCCTGGCCGCAATCGCCTAACCGGATCTTCGGTCGCGGCGCATGACCTTTAGCCACGTCGGCGGCCTCGACCACGTCGTGATCATGGTGGACGACCTCGACCGAGCTACAGCCGATTGGGCTGCGCTCGGTTTTACCGTCTCTCCGCGCGGTATCCATAGCGCCCATGTCGGCGCTGCCAACCATACGGTGGTGTTCGAGAACGACTATATCGAACTCCTCGGTATCCTCCGCGACACGCCGTCGAACGCGCCAAGCCGCGCGTTCCTCGACCGTCGCGGCGACGGGATCGAGCGCATTGCGTTGGCCACCGACGATGCCGGGGCCGCCGCCGACGAACTCCGTGCCGCAGGCATCGAGGCGAGCGGGCCCTTCGCGTTCGGTCGTCCCGTGCCGATCCCTGGCGGCGGTGAAGTCGACGCCAACTTCCGGATCGCGCGCTGGCCCGTCGCTGCCGCGCCGGGCGGCGTCCGCCTGTTTGTCTGCGAGCACCAGACTCCCGACGCTGTATGGCGCCCGGAACTCAAGGACCATCCCAACACGGCGGTGCAACTCCGGCAGGTCGTCATCGCCACGCCGTCGCCCCGTGTCGACGCAGATCAGATGGCCGAGTTGATCGGGGGCACGGTCGAGGGTGTGGGCACCCCCGACACCTACCGTGTCCCCACCGGGGCTCACCTGGCCGCACTTGTATTCTGCCCGCGTGCCGCGATAGCCGCTCGGTTTCCCGGCGCTGACGCAGATAGTCTTCCCGAGAGAGGGGCCGCAGCGGTAGTGATTGGGGTGCGCGATCCGGTTGCTGCGGCCCGCGTACTGGGCGTGCCTGCCACACTCGATTGGACGACGGTCCGAGTCCCGTTCGTTCGAGCCAGCGGGACCTTGATCGCCCTGGAGGCGCTTTAGCGCCAGCGGCGACCGGTTCCTTATAGCCAGCGTCGGATTGTTTTGTACCGAAGGCTGGACCTAGCGATCGCGTCGGGATCGATACCGCGTTAGGGCCAGAACAGAATCAAGTTGATGCAGTAGTGCGCCGCCACGGCGGGCAACACGCTCCCGGTCCGCCGGGTCAGCCACATCAACAACAGACCGGCAAGAAAAGCGCCGGCAATCGTACCGGCACCGTTTGACCAATGGATTGCCGCGAAGAGCGTTGCCGACACGACGTAAAGCCCGAGCGGCGCAAGGCGCGTCGCAAAGGTGTCAATGAACAACCGTCGAAAGACGATCTCCTCGGCGATGGCGGTTAGGGTCAATCCGATTGCGAGGTCGAACACGAGAAGCCACGATTGCGCGATCGGGTAGAAGGTTTGGAGCGCGGTCGCCTCGTCCCAACCGAGCCAATCTAGCGACGCGATTCCGGCGACGCATGCGGCGGTGACCAAGGCGATGCCGGCAGCCGTGAACCACCCGTTTGCCGGCCAGCGCGAACCGCTGGCGACGGCACGGCGCAAGGTCGGCACCAAGATGACGGCCGCGACGGCGATAGCCTTGCTGACGTAGTCGACCGCCAACCATTGAGGCGCGCTCCCCGCCAGCATGAAGCCGATGTCGTTGAGAAAAAACGGCGCGATCAGGGCGACGAACAAGCCAAGGGGAACGGCAGGCCGCATTGGACCTCGGTGCGTGGGAAGGAGGACGGCGCGATCGATGCCGGGGTAGGATCGGCAAACCGGTTGCCACAGTAAAGCGGTCTCGCCACAATTGCCGGTTCCATGACCGACGATCCCGTTTCAAACGGCCCCGGTGCCGCAGGCATTACCCGAGGCGCCCGGCGCGTACTCTACGACTTAGGGTACGACTCCCTGACCGAGTTCCAATTCCGCACCGGGCGCCGGGCTGATATCGTTGCGCTCAATCGGGGCGGCGAGATCGTTGTGGTCGAGGTCAAGTCGTCGGTCGCGGACTTCCGCGCGGATTTGAAATGGTCGGAATATCTGGACTGGTGCGATGCGTTGTTCTTCGCCGTGGCGGGCAGTTTTCCAGCGGAGATACTGCCGCCCGACCAAGGATTGATAGTGTGCGATGCCTATGGCGGCGAGGTCTTGCGCGACGCGCCGCGCGCCAAACTGCCGGCGGCCCGTCGCAAAATGCTGACACTGCGGTTTGGGTTGGTCGCGGCCCGCCGCCTCCAGGGGGTCGTAGATGAGGCGGTTGGGCGCCGCGCACCGGTAACAATCGCTTAACTATCCGCGTTCCATGCTGTACGGGCGTTGAACAACCGGGTTGTAATCTGCAAGTGTTGGGCATGATCAAACGACTAAGTTTGCTTGCTGTGCTGCTTCTCGGCGCCGGCGGTGCCCTCGCGCAAGCCACCTCGACCTTCGACGATGGCCGGGTGGCCGCTGAGGCTGGGCAGTACGACCGCGCCCGTGACATCTGGGCACGCCTTGCCGCCAGCGGCGACGCGGACTCGCAAAATGCCTTGGGCTTCATCTACCAAAAAGGCCTGGGTGTGCTGCGGGATTATCGGCGGGCCTTCGATTTTTACACCGCTGCCGCCGAGCAAGGGCACGCCAACGCCGCCAACAATATTGGTATCATGTACACCCAGGGCCAGGGCGCGCCCCGCGACTACGTTCGCGCCTACAGTTGGTACAGTCTGGCTGCCATCCAGGGAGAAGATGCCGCCATCGCCAACCGGGGGTTGATTGGCCGCGCCATGAGTTACCAGGACCTCCAGGCCGCCAACAAACTGTCGATCGAGGCAATTGCCCGGATTGCCAAACGCCTGACCCCAGAACAGATCGCTCTTGCCCGGTCTCGGGCCGAGAAGTTCCTCTCCACCCGGCAGGGTGCTGACGCCCAAAACGCAACGATCTCGACCGTACCGCGCACCCGGTTGGAGGGCGCGCCACGCGGTTTGGTTGCAGTACCCACAGGGAACGGCTCCACGCTTGTCGCGGACGAACCCGAGCCCGAATCCGAAGATACCTCGGCCGGACCTCAACTCCCCTCGCTCACACCAATCGGCAGATAGCCCGTCTGTCGCTTTTGTGTTCGCACTGACGGTATCTCCCACCCCAGTTCGTGAACTAATCTAGGAACGGACGGTCGAGCATCGACGATGCGTCGGTTCGCGGTACACAAGGGATAGCGGCTTTGATCCGAATGCTAAGAGCGATTTCGCTTGTTTCTCTAACGGTCGGTTTGCTTGTCGCCGGCGCAGCCGAGGCACAGACAAAACTGATGCTTGAGCCGGTTTTTGGCGGCACCCGATTCGATCGGCCTCTGGCGCTCAAACAGGTGCCCGGCGAAACTGGGCGTTACGTCGTCATCGAGCAGGACGGTCGGGTGCTGTTGCTTGAAGGGCTGGAGGACACGGCGGCAGACGTCGTTCTCGATATCCGCTCGCGGGTCGACGATGGTCCCAACGAAGCCGGTCTTCTCGGCTTGGCGTTCCACCCAAAATTCGCCGATAACGGACGCGTATTCTTGTCCTACACCCGGCGTGGCGACAGCCGTCTCGAATCGGTGGTCGCTGCGTTCACCATGAATACCGAAACGTCGGCGATCGATTCGAACAGCGAACAATTGATTCTGTCGGTGCCCCAGCCCTTTGGGAACCATAACGGGGGGGACATCGCGTTTGGCCCCGACGGCTACCTTTATATTGGGTTCGGCGACGGCGGTGCGGGCGGAGATCCGCTCGACCACGGGCAGAACCTGACGACGCTGCTCGGCGCAATCTTGCGGATCGATGTCGATGGCGGGTCGCCGTACGGGATTCCCCGCGACAATCCCTTCCGCCAGCGCCGCGATGCCCGGGCGGAGATTTATGCCTACGGTCTGCGCAACCCGTGGCGCTTCAGTTTCGACCGGGAAACTGGGGCGTTGTGGGCCGCCGATGTCGGTCAAAACAAAGTCGAAGAAGTGAACGTGATTGTGGCCGGGGGCAATTATGGTTGGAATATCCGGGAAGGCGCGAATGCCTTTCGCGACCGAGGCCGCAGCGCCATCGGACTGATCGATCCAGTTGCCCAATACGGTCGCGACCTCGGTTGCTCCGTGACTGGCGGCTATGTGTACCGCGGGCAAGAGATGCCCGATCTACGCGGGACCTACCTATTCGCAGACTATTGCTCGGGCCGGTTTTGGGGGGTGCGGACCAGCGCCGACGGCCAACGTGTCGTCCAGGAGGTTTTACGTGCCGACATCCAGCCGGCTTCGTTTGGCGAAGGTAGCGACGGGACACTATTCGTGATGGACCTCGACGGCACGATCTACAAGATCGGCACGGCGCCATAGCTCAGGACGTCGCGGCGCCCTCCTTTTCGGTGCAGACCAAGTTGCGCACCATCACGTCGATGCCGTCGATCTGCACTTTCTCAACAACGATGCGGCATCCCTTTGGCACCGGGTCTGCGGATCCGCCATGGGCGAGGGCGCTGCCGGTCGGCGCAAAATTCGCCAAGAAACCGGCGAGCATAGCCAACACCACCCGGCTCATAGGTAGCTGCCCGCAAGAGTAAAGACCGTACCGCCCATCCCGAGTTTAAAACGCGCGATCCCGGCCGCGCTGGTGGTGTCCAGGCCGCCGAGATCGAGCCAATCGACTCCCGTCTTGCGTAGCCTCAACGCCCCGCGCCACAACAGCGCATTGTGCGCATGGACATCCCGGCCCTGCGCGGTGGTCCAACCCGCGTAGTAGGTGGCACTTGCGCCGTGGCGAAGGAACAGAACCCCGGCGATGGGCTCGCGGGCCTTCCGGGCGGTCAGCACCAAAGCGTCCCGGCGGTCGCCCGTTCGTTCGATGAGCGTCCGGATGAATTGGGCGTTCGGGCCGCCGAACCGACGCCGGCGCCGGTTCTCGTCATGGCGGTCGAGCAGCACATCAAGGTCTTGCCCCCCGCCGGTTTCGCCGATGGAAAGTTTTTCGTGTTCGGCGCGGCGCAGCTGGTTGCGCCACGACCCTGACAGTTTGGCCTCGAGCGCCGATTCTGTGAGCCGCAGGTCGATCCACGCGGAGTGGTAGCCGGTCATCACCCGGCGCAAACGCAATCGCCGCATCGCGGCGTGCGTCGCCGTGCCTGCCATAAGTTCGGGGAGCCAGTAGACAAAGTGCAGGCGGCCGTCGGTAAATCGCTTCCGCAGATGGATCAGGACGGGATGCTGGGCTTCCAAGGTCGGGGCGTCCCCGATCCATAACGGGCCACGAAGAATCTGCGTCACCGTGGCAACCCCCACAAAGCGCTTGGTGAAGGCCTGGACGATCCCCACCGGGGCGCCGTCCTGCACGACAATCCCGCGATCCACCGTGAACCCGCTGG
Proteins encoded in this window:
- a CDS encoding NAD(P)/FAD-dependent oxidoreductase, which codes for MSAADRVLIVGAGPIGLICAYRLSLMDIPVTIVDKAAEIPTDLRASTWHPATLDMLEELGVTDVILKKGAVCPSWQYRFQDTGERAVFDLSVLAGETGHPYRVQCEQFHVVRHLAEVVASRDNVDLRWGVEAVGVAQDDNGVTLTVVGNGEEETLKGRFLIGADGGRSNVRDQLGLGFDGKTYPIFTMVAITDFPFEKHYEGLSNVSYVWTETGNFSLLRVPDRWRSGITPRPDQTPEDALSDENINAHFQRIVPRDQRYEILARGSYRTHMRVTERFNVGRVFLAGDAAHLNTPNGGLGLNCGVHDAMNLSEKIHAVWHGRADMAVFDRYTRQRKLIATDYVHTMSDANHHRMRERDPQKRRAIMQDMQRVTADDALMKDWLMNSSMINAVRFAETID
- a CDS encoding TRAP transporter large permease, producing MSTLLIGVLGLVMLFVLIGLHVPIGVSMGLTGFVTIGYLIGFGPAVGLFGAEGREVVSSEGLAVVAIFILMGAFANLSGLAQDLYRLAYAFLGHMRGGLALATVGACGGFGSVSGSSVATTATMTRIALPEMTERGYSITLSTGSIAAGGTLGMLIPPSIVMIIYGILTEQFIIALFAAALIPGVLSILIYFVAIRIIVMINPAAGPAGPKVPWSERLQVLKGAWGVVTLAAIVSGGLYTGIFTPAESAAVGVSVAFVFAVMRGKVNWQSFFETLLEAAATTGMIYVIIIGAHIFSFFMTLSGLPEFIVGTIEESGLSKYMILLLLFVMFIILGSIFDTIAAMVITLPFVFPLIISLGFDPIWWGVIMVIVMEIGMITPPIGMNVFIMHGMAKHIPLRTIFKGITPFVAADLVRLALVTAFPALALWLPTVWGYL
- a CDS encoding glutathione S-transferase family protein, with the translated sequence MGKLIAGQWTDEDRQPTGSDGSFQRPDSVLRNWVTADGAPGPSGDGGFAAAAGRYHLYVAINCPWAHRTMIMRKLKKLEDVVSMSVVRPGRGSQGWTFAPAEGYADDLFGKAHLHEIYTLSHPDYTGRVTVPVLFDTERGVIVSNESSEIIRMLNSAFDAWADTSHDYYPHNLRPVIDDWNARTYANLNNGVYRAGFARTQSAYEQAYDDVFEILDALDMHLAANRYIAGATLTEADIRVLPTLVRFDVAYYGAFRCNKRMIRDYPNLSGYVRELYQIPGVAETVDTGIYKAGYYSMSAERNPTGIVPKGPIVDFGAPHGRDGLEAA
- a CDS encoding TRAP transporter small permease subunit is translated as MSETLQNLQRWIDRLCRLLASVGFVALVVISFLTMFDAIMRWLILPSIPGFGDWGRIAFPIIICSVFPAVLLYRRNVSIGFLGAALGPQWNRLLELFGAVLTLIFFFFLAWQFTVLGVDLQVHNRVTPTEKIPVAFWWWIATALLVLCLPVQSWMIYKNVLGAARRQDIDPPHGGH
- a CDS encoding TRAP transporter substrate-binding protein, producing the protein MRHIAKTCLAAVVAGTVALGAVSVAAASEIKVGSFVSEQGFGSRFVIAPWIERASKALQEIGSDTTIKAYWGGTLGKSPFQQYDLVKVGVADIAWVLPANTPGQFPEMEIVELPFFFRSAEEASVVGWKLYEMGLFSGFEDTHLVGFFSGEPASIFSRDPVKTLADLKNKKIRSVGQTQATWLKSLGAVPEAAGSTEMNEKLNRGTLTGAIQGWSGMKTFKTFPLVSYTVDVPVGTLGFLLLMNKKTWENLSDAEKKALQDNGGLHIARDSGAAYAKAGVDIRKEIAAEGKHTMVTFTDAEMAAYEADARKIWEEWADQTPGNRKAFDAAQKLLKEMRAGS